A window from Nothobranchius furzeri strain GRZ-AD chromosome 17, NfurGRZ-RIMD1, whole genome shotgun sequence encodes these proteins:
- the LOC107394189 gene encoding membrane-associated phosphatidylinositol transfer protein 2 isoform X6, with the protein MLIKEYHIPMPMSVEEYRIAQLYMIQKKSREESCGEGSGVEILENKPYTDGPGGTGQYTHKVYHIGMHIPSWFRSILPKAALRVEEESWNAYPYTRTRYTCPFVEKFSIDIETYYKPDTGDQGNVFNLSAADKRQRDIDQIDIVADPIPTHEYKAEEDPRLYKSVKTQRGPLRDDWIEEYKNNPGKTPIMCAYKLCKVEFRYWGMQSKIERFIHDVGLRKVMVRAHRQAWCWQDEWCGLTIEDIRLLELETQLALARKMAQFCQAEEATEVNGGAPSPDKDQEAKEAISAIEAQEVVTRSVETLQPRGVLTKQWSTSSRSSRSSKRGVSPSRHSISEWRMQSIARDSDDSSDEEFFDAHEDLSDGEEVFPKEIAKWNSNDLMDKIEAADTEETPDEPFKEMTADYERATSEDRLDEESSSQQSLQPSKIHVLILVLHGGNILDAGGGDQTSKQADINTISTAFDTVMRVHYPAALGRIAIRLVPCPAICAEAFSLVSNLSPYSYDEGCLSSSQDHIPLAALPLLATSSPQYQDSVATVIARANQVYAEFLKSLDGASFSGQVCLIGDCVGGILGFDALCNSGSTVNESQNSSRRGSVISVQDQDLLSPGITVNSVHGSASPTLEGSRHLSRSNIDIPRTSVSDETKRQLPRKRSDSSTYELDTIKQHQAFLSSLHSSVLRNDAVSRRSSSSTMLDGVSLGKFDFEVSDFFLFGSPLGLVLALRKTVIPMLDVAQLRPACQQVYNLFHPPDPSASRLEPLLERKFHLFPPFSVPRYQRFPLGDGNSALLVAARWWGTKRLDFALYCPDALTAFPTVALPHLFHASYWESTDVVSFLLRQVMRHENSSILELDGKEVSEFTPSKPREKWLRKRTHVKIRNVTANHRVNDAVFTEDSQQVITGRFMYGPLDMVTLAGEKVDLHIMTQPPSGEWVYFSTDVTNSSGRVYFTIPEDKRQGIGVYPVKMVVRGDHTFADSYLTVVPRGTEFVVFSIDGSFAASVSIMGSDPKVRAGAVDVVRHWQDLGFLIIYVTGRPDMQKQRVVAWLSQHNFPHGIVSFCDGLVHDPLRHKANFLKNLTESNMKIFAGYGSTKDISVYTSIGLPSSQIYIVGRPSKKMQNQCQFITEGYAAHLSQLEYNHRSRPAKSSSARMVLRKGSFGLGANSDFLRKRNHLLRTISSQPAPNSPTGNVHNRPERTQSQSDSERLERERLERAHCHSQGATQRSMSITASCWGRSSSSTSSKLDSGVFSPK; encoded by the exons AAAAAGAGCAGAGAAGAGAGCTGCGGCGAAGGTAGCGGGGTGGAGATCCTGGAGAATAAGCCTTACACAGATGGACCAGGCGGGACGGGTCAGTACACtcacaaggtctaccacatcggcATGCACATTCCCAGCTGGTTCCGTTCCATCCTGCCCAAAGCAGCTCTGAGGGTCGAAGAGGAGTCGTGGAATGCCTACCCTTATACCCGAACTAG ATACACCTGTCCTTTTGTTGAGAAGTTCTCCATTGATATAGAGACGTACTACAAGCCTGACACGGGCGATCAAGGAAATGTCTTCAACCTGTCTGCAGCAGACAAGAGACAGAGGGACATTG ACCAAATCGACATCGTGGCAGATCCCATCCCCACGCACGAGTACAAAGCAGAGGAAGACCCCAGGCTATACAAGTCTGTTAAGACCCAGAGGGGACCTCTGCGGGACGACTGGATAGAGGAGTACAAAAACAACCCAGGAAAGACGCCCATCATGTGTGCCTACAAGTTGTGCAAGGTGGAGTTCCGTTATTGGGGCATGCAGTCCAAGATCGAACGCTTCATTCATGATGTCG GACTCAGAAAGGTAATGGTGCGTGCCCACCGGCAGGCCTGGTGTTGGCAGGATGAGTGGTGTGGTTTGACCATTGAGGACATCCGGCTGCTGGAGCTGGAAACCCAGCTGGCCTTGGCCAGGAAGATGGCCCAGTTTTGCCAGGCGGAGGAGGCCACCGAGGTCAATGGAGGCGCTCCATCTCCAGACAAAGACCAGGAGGCCAAAGAGGCGATCAGCGCCATAGAAGCCCAGGAAGTGGTTACCAGATCAGTGGAGACTCTTCAGCCACGAGGTGTTCTCACCAAGCAGTGGTCCACCTCATCTCGATCCTCCCGCTCATCCAAGAGAGGAG tgaGCCCGTCTCGTCACAGCATCTCAGAATGGAGGATGCAGAGCATCGCACGAGACTCAGACGACAGCTCGGACGAAGAGTTCTTCGATGCTCATG AGGATCTCTCGGATGGAGAGGAGGTTTTCCCAAAAGAAATAGCCAAATGGAACTCAAACGACCTCATGGACAAGATCGAAGCCGCAGACACAGAGGAAACTCCTG aTGAACCCTTTAAGGAAATGACTGCGGATTATGAGCGAGCAACAAGTGAGGATAGATTAGACGAG GAGAGCTCGTCTCAACAGAGTCTGCAGCCCTCTAAGATTCACGTGCTGATCTTGGTCCTACACGGAGGGAACATCCTGGATGCAGGTGGAGGGGACCAGACTAGCAAGCAGGCCGACATCAACACGATCAGCACAGCTTTTGACACAGTCATGCGTGTTCACTACCCCGCTGCGCTGGGACGCATCGCCATCCGCTTGGTGCCCTGCCCTGCCATCTGTGCCGAGGCCTTCTCTCTGGTGTCTAA CTTGAGCCCTTACAGCTATGACGAGGGCTGTCTGTCCAGCAGCCAGGACCACATCCCGCTTGCAGCTCTTCCTCTCCTGGCCACCTCATCGCCACagtaccaggattctgtggccacGGTCATTGCTCGAGCCAATCAGGTGTACGCTGAGTTTCTAAAGTCTCTGGATGGAGCGTCTTTCTCCGGCCAG GTTTGCCTCATTGGGGATTGTGTGGGAGGAATTTTGGGATTCGACGCTTTGTGCAACAGCGGTTCCACAGTAAACGAAAGCCAGAACAGCAGTCGCAGGGGCAGCGTCATCAGTGTGCAG GACCAGGACCTCCTCTCTCCTGGTATCACCGTCAACAGTGTGCACGGATCAGCCTCCCCTACCTTAGAGGGCAGCCGCCACCTCAGTCGCAGTAACATTGATATTCCTCGCACCAGTGTGAGCGACGAGACCAAGAGGCAGCTGCCTCGCAAGAGGAGTGACTCTTCCACCTATGAGCTGGACACAATTAAACAGCACCAGGCTTTTTTATCCAG TTTGCACTCCAGCGTCCTGCGGAATGATGCGGTCTCTCGCCGATCAAGCAGCAGCACCATGTTGGACGGAGTCTCCCTGGGGAAGTTTGACTTTGAAGTGTCTGATTTTTTCCTCTTTGGCTCTCCTCTTGGCTTGGTGCTGGCCTTGAGGAAGACCGTGATCCCGATGCTGGATG TGGCCCAGCTGAGACCTGCTTGTCAGCAGGTCTATAACTTGTTCCACCCACCTGATCCCTCAGCCTCACGCCTGGAGCCTCTGCTGGAGCGGAAATTTCACCTCTTCCCCCCCTTCAGCGTACCCCGTTACCAGCGGTTTCCTCTGGGAGATGGCAACTCGGCCCTGCTGG TTGCAGCACGTTGGTGGGGCACAAAGCGGCTAGACTTTGCTCTGTACTGCCCCGATGCTCTGACGGCTTTCCCCACCGTGGCTTTGCCACACCTCTTCCACGCGTCCTACTGGGAGTCCACTGATGTTGTGTCTTTTCTCCTGAGGCAG GTCATGAGACATGAAAACTCCAGCATTCTGGAGCTTGATGGGAAAGAAGTGTCCGAGTTTACCCCATCTAAACCTCGAGAAAAGTGGCTCCGCAAGAGGACTCACGTCAAGATCAGG AATGTGACCGCCAACCATCGCGTGAATGATGCTGTTTTTACTGAAGACAGCCAGCAGGTCATAACGGGTCGCTTCATGTATGGCCCTCTGGACATGGTGACTTTAGCCGGAGAGAAG GTTGACCTCCACATCATGACTCAACCCCCATCAGGAGAATGGGTGTACTTCAGCACTGATGTGACCAACAGCAGCGGCCGTGTGTACTTCACCATCCCAGAGGACAAGCGTCAGGGCATCGGCGTCTACCCCGTTAAGATGGTCGTCAG AGGCGACCACACGTTTGCAGACAGCTATCTGACTGTTGTGCCTCGTGGCACAGAGTTTGTAGTTTTCAGCATCGACGGTTCGTTTGCTGCCAGCGTGTCGATCATGGGCAGCGATCCCAAAGTGCGGGCTGGAGCCGTGGATGTTGTCAG GCACTGGCAGGATTTAGGTTTCCTGATCATCTACGTAACCGGGCGTCCGGACATGCAGAAGCAGCGGGTGGTGGCATGGTTATCTCAGCACAACTTCCCACATGGAATTGTCTCCTTCTGCGATGGTCTGGTCCACGACCCACTCAGACACAAGGCGAACTTCCTCAAGAACCTCACGGAG TCTAACATGAAGATTTTTGCTGGATATGGATCAACCAAAGATATCTCCGTCTACACCTCAATCGGCCTTCCTTCTTCTCAAATTTACATCGTCGGCAGGCCCTCAAAAAAGATGCAGAACCAGTGCCAG TTCATCACAGAGGGATATGCAGCTCATTTGTCCCAGCTGGAGTACAACCACCGCTCTCGGCCAGCCAAGTCCAGCAGCGCGCGCATGGTCCTCCGTAAAGGAAGCTTCGGCTTAGGTGCAAACAGCGACTTCCTAAGAAAAAGGAACCACCTGCTGCGCACTATCTCTTCACAGCCAGCCCCCAACTCCCCGACAGGCAACGTCCACAACAGGCCCGAGCGCACGCAGAGCCAATCGGACAGCGAGCGTCTGGAGCGTGAGCGTCTGGAACGAGCTCACTGCCACAGCCAGGGAGCAACCCAGCGCAGCATGAGCATCACCGCCAGCTGCTGGgggcgcagcagcagcagcaccagctccAAGCTGGACTCTGGTGTTTTTAGCCCAAAGTGA
- the LOC107394189 gene encoding membrane-associated phosphatidylinositol transfer protein 2 isoform X3, protein MLIKEYHIPMPMSVEEYRIAQLYMIQKKSREESCGEGSGVEILENKPYTDGPGGTGQYTHKVYHIGMHIPSWFRSILPKAALRVEEESWNAYPYTRTRYTCPFVEKFSIDIETYYKPDTGDQGNVFNLSAADKRQRDIDQIDIVADPIPTHEYKAEEDPRLYKSVKTQRGPLRDDWIEEYKNNPGKTPIMCAYKLCKVEFRYWGMQSKIERFIHDVGLRKVMVRAHRQAWCWQDEWCGLTIEDIRLLELETQLALARKMAQFCQAEEATEVNGGAPSPDKDQEAKEAISAIEAQEVVTRSVETLQPRGVLTKQWSTSSRSSRSSKRGVSPSRHSISEWRMQSIARDSDDSSDEEFFDAHEDLSDGEEVFPKEIAKWNSNDLMDKIEAADTEETPDEPFKEMTADYERATSEDRLDEESSSQQSLQPSKIHVLILVLHGGNILDAGGGDQTSKQADINTISTAFDTVMRVHYPAALGRIAIRLVPCPAICAEAFSLVSNLSPYSYDEGCLSSSQDHIPLAALPLLATSSPQYQDSVATVIARANQVYAEFLKSLDGASFSGQVCLIGDCVGGILGFDALCNSGSTVNESQNSSRRGSVISVQDQDLLSPGITVNSVHGSASPTLEGSRHLSRSNIDIPRTSVSDETKRQLPRKRSDSSTYELDTIKQHQAFLSSLHSSVLRNDAVSRRSSSSTMLDGVSLGKFDFEVSDFFLFGSPLGLVLALRKTVIPMLDVAQLRPACQQVYNLFHPPDPSASRLEPLLERKFHLFPPFSVPRYQRFPLGDGNSALLADVVQSHGGVFMDSSYPSSPVTGPLFRGLRRASEVSIASQVSGMADSFTATNIANTKSGQINRSKMSSLLSQLALTPQNKFFLKSPPKSRKKPEANQAAGSPDADQVMELDVDAESSESLSPTSQYENILSAGLDYAISDLVSLDSQAEVVQVAARWWGTKRLDFALYCPDALTAFPTVALPHLFHASYWESTDVVSFLLRQVMRHENSSILELDGKEVSEFTPSKPREKWLRKRTHVKIRNVTANHRVNDAVFTEDSQQVITGRFMYGPLDMVTLAGEKVDLHIMTQPPSGEWVYFSTDVTNSSGRVYFTIPEDKRQGIGVYPVKMVVRGDHTFADSYLTVVPRGTEFVVFSIDGSFAASVSIMGSDPKVRAGAVDVVRHWQDLGFLIIYVTGRPDMQKQRVVAWLSQHNFPHGIVSFCDGLVHDPLRHKANFLKNLTESNMKIFAGYGSTKDISVYTSIGLPSSQIYIVGRPSKKMQNQCQFITEGYAAHLSQLEYNHRSRPAKSSSARMVLRKGSFGLGANSDFLRKRNHLLRTISSQPAPNSPTGNVHNRPERTQSQSDSERLERERLERAHCHSQGATQRSMSITASCWGRSSSSTSSKLDSGVFSPK, encoded by the exons AAAAAGAGCAGAGAAGAGAGCTGCGGCGAAGGTAGCGGGGTGGAGATCCTGGAGAATAAGCCTTACACAGATGGACCAGGCGGGACGGGTCAGTACACtcacaaggtctaccacatcggcATGCACATTCCCAGCTGGTTCCGTTCCATCCTGCCCAAAGCAGCTCTGAGGGTCGAAGAGGAGTCGTGGAATGCCTACCCTTATACCCGAACTAG ATACACCTGTCCTTTTGTTGAGAAGTTCTCCATTGATATAGAGACGTACTACAAGCCTGACACGGGCGATCAAGGAAATGTCTTCAACCTGTCTGCAGCAGACAAGAGACAGAGGGACATTG ACCAAATCGACATCGTGGCAGATCCCATCCCCACGCACGAGTACAAAGCAGAGGAAGACCCCAGGCTATACAAGTCTGTTAAGACCCAGAGGGGACCTCTGCGGGACGACTGGATAGAGGAGTACAAAAACAACCCAGGAAAGACGCCCATCATGTGTGCCTACAAGTTGTGCAAGGTGGAGTTCCGTTATTGGGGCATGCAGTCCAAGATCGAACGCTTCATTCATGATGTCG GACTCAGAAAGGTAATGGTGCGTGCCCACCGGCAGGCCTGGTGTTGGCAGGATGAGTGGTGTGGTTTGACCATTGAGGACATCCGGCTGCTGGAGCTGGAAACCCAGCTGGCCTTGGCCAGGAAGATGGCCCAGTTTTGCCAGGCGGAGGAGGCCACCGAGGTCAATGGAGGCGCTCCATCTCCAGACAAAGACCAGGAGGCCAAAGAGGCGATCAGCGCCATAGAAGCCCAGGAAGTGGTTACCAGATCAGTGGAGACTCTTCAGCCACGAGGTGTTCTCACCAAGCAGTGGTCCACCTCATCTCGATCCTCCCGCTCATCCAAGAGAGGAG tgaGCCCGTCTCGTCACAGCATCTCAGAATGGAGGATGCAGAGCATCGCACGAGACTCAGACGACAGCTCGGACGAAGAGTTCTTCGATGCTCATG AGGATCTCTCGGATGGAGAGGAGGTTTTCCCAAAAGAAATAGCCAAATGGAACTCAAACGACCTCATGGACAAGATCGAAGCCGCAGACACAGAGGAAACTCCTG aTGAACCCTTTAAGGAAATGACTGCGGATTATGAGCGAGCAACAAGTGAGGATAGATTAGACGAG GAGAGCTCGTCTCAACAGAGTCTGCAGCCCTCTAAGATTCACGTGCTGATCTTGGTCCTACACGGAGGGAACATCCTGGATGCAGGTGGAGGGGACCAGACTAGCAAGCAGGCCGACATCAACACGATCAGCACAGCTTTTGACACAGTCATGCGTGTTCACTACCCCGCTGCGCTGGGACGCATCGCCATCCGCTTGGTGCCCTGCCCTGCCATCTGTGCCGAGGCCTTCTCTCTGGTGTCTAA CTTGAGCCCTTACAGCTATGACGAGGGCTGTCTGTCCAGCAGCCAGGACCACATCCCGCTTGCAGCTCTTCCTCTCCTGGCCACCTCATCGCCACagtaccaggattctgtggccacGGTCATTGCTCGAGCCAATCAGGTGTACGCTGAGTTTCTAAAGTCTCTGGATGGAGCGTCTTTCTCCGGCCAG GTTTGCCTCATTGGGGATTGTGTGGGAGGAATTTTGGGATTCGACGCTTTGTGCAACAGCGGTTCCACAGTAAACGAAAGCCAGAACAGCAGTCGCAGGGGCAGCGTCATCAGTGTGCAG GACCAGGACCTCCTCTCTCCTGGTATCACCGTCAACAGTGTGCACGGATCAGCCTCCCCTACCTTAGAGGGCAGCCGCCACCTCAGTCGCAGTAACATTGATATTCCTCGCACCAGTGTGAGCGACGAGACCAAGAGGCAGCTGCCTCGCAAGAGGAGTGACTCTTCCACCTATGAGCTGGACACAATTAAACAGCACCAGGCTTTTTTATCCAG TTTGCACTCCAGCGTCCTGCGGAATGATGCGGTCTCTCGCCGATCAAGCAGCAGCACCATGTTGGACGGAGTCTCCCTGGGGAAGTTTGACTTTGAAGTGTCTGATTTTTTCCTCTTTGGCTCTCCTCTTGGCTTGGTGCTGGCCTTGAGGAAGACCGTGATCCCGATGCTGGATG TGGCCCAGCTGAGACCTGCTTGTCAGCAGGTCTATAACTTGTTCCACCCACCTGATCCCTCAGCCTCACGCCTGGAGCCTCTGCTGGAGCGGAAATTTCACCTCTTCCCCCCCTTCAGCGTACCCCGTTACCAGCGGTTTCCTCTGGGAGATGGCAACTCGGCCCTGCTGG CGGATGTTGTTCAGTCTCATGGTGGTGTCTTCATGGACAGTTCGTACCCCTCATCCCCTGTAACGGGCCCCCTCTTCCGGGGCCTAAGGAGGGCCAGTGAGGTCAGCATTGCCAGCCAGGTCTCAGGAATGGCAGACAGTTTCACTGCCACCAACATAGCCAACA CTAAATCAGGGCAGATTAACCGGTCCAAAATGTCCAGTCTTTTGTCCCAACTTGCCCTAACGCCACAAAACAAATTCTTCTTGAAAAGTCCGCCAAAGTCCCGTAAGAAACCCGAAGCCAACCAGGCTGCAGGATCTCCCGATGCAGACCAGGTTATGGAGCTGGATGTCGATGCCGAATCTAGTGAAAGTTTAAGCCCGACTTCACAGTACGAGAACATCCTGTCAGCGGGTCTGGACTATGCTATATCAGATCTGGTCTCACTGGACTCCCAAGCAGAAGTCGTGCAAG TTGCAGCACGTTGGTGGGGCACAAAGCGGCTAGACTTTGCTCTGTACTGCCCCGATGCTCTGACGGCTTTCCCCACCGTGGCTTTGCCACACCTCTTCCACGCGTCCTACTGGGAGTCCACTGATGTTGTGTCTTTTCTCCTGAGGCAG GTCATGAGACATGAAAACTCCAGCATTCTGGAGCTTGATGGGAAAGAAGTGTCCGAGTTTACCCCATCTAAACCTCGAGAAAAGTGGCTCCGCAAGAGGACTCACGTCAAGATCAGG AATGTGACCGCCAACCATCGCGTGAATGATGCTGTTTTTACTGAAGACAGCCAGCAGGTCATAACGGGTCGCTTCATGTATGGCCCTCTGGACATGGTGACTTTAGCCGGAGAGAAG GTTGACCTCCACATCATGACTCAACCCCCATCAGGAGAATGGGTGTACTTCAGCACTGATGTGACCAACAGCAGCGGCCGTGTGTACTTCACCATCCCAGAGGACAAGCGTCAGGGCATCGGCGTCTACCCCGTTAAGATGGTCGTCAG AGGCGACCACACGTTTGCAGACAGCTATCTGACTGTTGTGCCTCGTGGCACAGAGTTTGTAGTTTTCAGCATCGACGGTTCGTTTGCTGCCAGCGTGTCGATCATGGGCAGCGATCCCAAAGTGCGGGCTGGAGCCGTGGATGTTGTCAG GCACTGGCAGGATTTAGGTTTCCTGATCATCTACGTAACCGGGCGTCCGGACATGCAGAAGCAGCGGGTGGTGGCATGGTTATCTCAGCACAACTTCCCACATGGAATTGTCTCCTTCTGCGATGGTCTGGTCCACGACCCACTCAGACACAAGGCGAACTTCCTCAAGAACCTCACGGAG TCTAACATGAAGATTTTTGCTGGATATGGATCAACCAAAGATATCTCCGTCTACACCTCAATCGGCCTTCCTTCTTCTCAAATTTACATCGTCGGCAGGCCCTCAAAAAAGATGCAGAACCAGTGCCAG TTCATCACAGAGGGATATGCAGCTCATTTGTCCCAGCTGGAGTACAACCACCGCTCTCGGCCAGCCAAGTCCAGCAGCGCGCGCATGGTCCTCCGTAAAGGAAGCTTCGGCTTAGGTGCAAACAGCGACTTCCTAAGAAAAAGGAACCACCTGCTGCGCACTATCTCTTCACAGCCAGCCCCCAACTCCCCGACAGGCAACGTCCACAACAGGCCCGAGCGCACGCAGAGCCAATCGGACAGCGAGCGTCTGGAGCGTGAGCGTCTGGAACGAGCTCACTGCCACAGCCAGGGAGCAACCCAGCGCAGCATGAGCATCACCGCCAGCTGCTGGgggcgcagcagcagcagcaccagctccAAGCTGGACTCTGGTGTTTTTAGCCCAAAGTGA